The genomic segment CGGGGGTATTGTTAAAGAGGATGATTTTAATATTGGTATAAAATAATGCACTAAAAATGGAGGGTATAAAATGTCAGATAATAAAGAAATATTATTTAAGAAACTAGCGGAATCAGTGGTTGATATGGATGAAGATGTAGCAATAGCTATTTCAAAAGAGGTAATTGCGCAGAAGTATGATGCATTTGAAGCAATTGATAAAGGATTATCAGCAGGTATGGAAAGAGCAGGAGAGCTTTTTGAGGAAGAAGAATATTTTATTCCAGAGCTTTTAATGTGTTCCGATGCAATGTATGCAGGACTTGATATTTTAAAACCACATATAAAAATAGATAAAAATGAAGTGAAACACAAGGTTATTATAGGTGTAGTTGAGGGAGATACTCATGATATAGGGAAAAATCTTGTAAAGATTATGCTTGAGACTTCAGGCTTTGATGTTATTGATCTTGGAAGAGACGTTCCACCTTCAATATTTGTAGAAAGAGCGAAAGAGGAAAATGCAAATATAATAGCACTTTCAACTTTAATGACTACAACTATGGATAACATGGCAGAAGTTATAAGAAGTTTAGACAAGCAAAATATCAGGGATAAATTTAAGATTATGATAGGTGGAGGTCCAATTTCACAAGGGTTTGCGGATAGAATTGGAGCAGACGGGTATTCGGTAAATGCAGCAGAAGCTGTAAGACTGGCAAGGAAATTAGTTGCTGCTTCAATTGTAGTCTAATTACTTTTTAAAATTAAAAAGAAAAGAGGGTTAAAAATGGAAGTACTTACTCAAAAAGAAAGATTGCTAAGAGTTTTAAATAAAGAAAAAGTAGATAGGCCTCCTGTTATTTGCCCAGGGGGAATGATGAATGCGGCTATAATAGATGTAATGAAAAAAACCGGGCATACTTTGCCTCAGGCACATAAGGATGGTAAGCTTATGTGCTTGCTTTCAAAGGATGTTCATACTCATACAGGCTTTGAAAACTTGGGGATTCCATTTTGTATGACTGTAGAAGCTGAGGTTCTTGGAAGTAAAGTAGATTTTGGAACACTTGCCTGTGAACCTAAAATTATTACAGAAGTATTTTCTTCCGTTTCAAATGTAGAATTTAAAAATATAAGTGAAATTCTTAAAAACGGACGTGTTGATACCATTATCCAGGCAGTTTATTATATATCAAAGCAAAATGATGACGTGCCTGTAATTGGCAGTTTGACTGGACCTATAAGTACTTCTGCCTCTATGGTTGACCCAA from the Clostridium sp. CM027 genome contains:
- a CDS encoding corrinoid protein — protein: MSDNKEILFKKLAESVVDMDEDVAIAISKEVIAQKYDAFEAIDKGLSAGMERAGELFEEEEYFIPELLMCSDAMYAGLDILKPHIKIDKNEVKHKVIIGVVEGDTHDIGKNLVKIMLETSGFDVIDLGRDVPPSIFVERAKEENANIIALSTLMTTTMDNMAEVIRSLDKQNIRDKFKIMIGGGPISQGFADRIGADGYSVNAAEAVRLARKLVAASIVV